In Alteribacter lacisalsi, a genomic segment contains:
- a CDS encoding potassium channel family protein: protein MIAQLLIGMTVIFVIVNLYYFFSNRSYRHTWISSALFFKLTLILISLTFSFAAIYYLMSLEQVVLRINDPTGEPVEGTFMEYLYYSGVTLLSIGYGDMVPVGPARFISVVQAGLGVLLPAAYFLKAFGNTSSKESKT from the coding sequence ATGATTGCACAGCTTCTCATTGGGATGACGGTAATCTTTGTCATCGTCAATCTCTATTATTTCTTTTCAAACCGCTCATACAGGCATACCTGGATCAGCTCGGCTCTTTTTTTTAAGTTAACATTGATCTTGATCAGTCTTACTTTTTCGTTTGCAGCTATATACTATCTGATGTCGCTGGAGCAGGTTGTGCTCCGGATAAATGACCCTACAGGCGAGCCGGTTGAGGGGACGTTTATGGAATATCTTTACTACAGTGGTGTGACTCTGCTCTCAATCGGTTACGGGGATATGGTTCCGGTAGGTCCGGCACGCTTCATTTCTGTTGTGCAGGCTGGTCTCGGTGTGCTGCTTCCGGCAGCTTATTTTCTTAAGGCATTTGGTAACACAAGTTCAAAGGAATCGAAAACATAA
- a CDS encoding bifunctional cystathionine gamma-lyase/homocysteine desulfhydrase, with the protein MKKKTQMIHGGVFGDKHTGAVSTPIYQVSTYKQNGVGNFTYEYSRTGNPTREALEKLIADLEGGHRGFAFGSGMAAISAVMQMFKAGDHVVFTDDVYGGSYRLMSKVMSRFNLDVTFVDTSDEKKVRDAIQDNTVAIYAETPTNPLLKITDIRAMRSLADKHGLLLIVDNTFSTPYYQTPISLGADIVLHSATKYLGGHSDVVAGLAVVNSDKLGEELHFVQNSAGGVLGPQDSWIVIRGIKTLALRMEQTEKNTAKVVEFLQSREDVTKIYYPGLEDHKGHEVHKSQATGFGGMISFDVGSGERAEHVLAQTRYFTLAESLGAVESLISLPAKMTHASIPADRRAELGITDGLIRVSIGIEDADDLVEDLKQALDSK; encoded by the coding sequence ATGAAAAAGAAAACACAAATGATTCACGGCGGTGTATTCGGAGACAAGCATACCGGCGCAGTAAGTACCCCGATTTATCAGGTTTCCACATATAAACAGAACGGCGTAGGTAATTTCACCTACGAATATTCCCGTACCGGCAACCCGACAAGAGAAGCGCTCGAAAAGCTCATTGCCGACCTCGAAGGGGGGCACCGCGGTTTTGCATTCGGTTCAGGAATGGCCGCCATCAGTGCGGTGATGCAAATGTTTAAAGCCGGTGATCACGTCGTATTTACAGACGATGTTTACGGGGGATCCTATCGCCTTATGAGTAAGGTGATGAGCCGCTTTAACCTGGATGTTACGTTTGTGGATACAAGCGATGAGAAAAAAGTCCGTGATGCTATTCAGGATAACACGGTTGCTATTTACGCGGAGACACCTACAAATCCATTGCTGAAAATAACGGACATCAGGGCTATGCGCAGTCTTGCAGACAAACACGGACTGCTTTTGATTGTGGACAACACTTTCAGCACACCTTACTATCAGACTCCGATTTCGCTCGGGGCTGATATTGTCCTTCACAGTGCAACCAAATACCTTGGCGGACACAGTGATGTAGTTGCAGGCCTTGCTGTCGTAAACAGTGATAAGCTTGGCGAGGAACTTCATTTCGTTCAGAATTCCGCAGGCGGCGTACTTGGTCCCCAGGATTCCTGGATCGTGATCCGCGGGATTAAGACACTCGCTCTACGAATGGAGCAGACCGAGAAAAACACAGCTAAAGTAGTGGAATTTCTCCAGAGTCGTGAAGACGTTACAAAAATTTATTACCCGGGCCTTGAAGATCATAAAGGTCACGAGGTTCATAAATCCCAGGCCACAGGGTTTGGGGGCATGATCAGCTTTGACGTTGGCAGCGGAGAACGCGCCGAGCACGTACTTGCTCAGACACGCTATTTTACACTGGCTGAGAGTCTCGGTGCTGTTGAAAGTCTGATCAGCCTTCCGGCTAAAATGACGCATGCTTCCATTCCTGCAGACCGCCGGGCCGAGCTTGGTATTACCGATGGCTTAATTCGGGTTTCGATCGGTATTGAAGACGCTGATGATCTTGTGGAAGATCTGAAGCAGGCACTGGACAGCAAATAA
- a CDS encoding phosphatidylglycerophosphatase A family protein — MTSQRTPVHCHVVENAARKLIEERGVTLEDIARIVYDMQEPYNPGLHMEDCLDSVDKVLQKREIQHAVLVGIELDKLAEQKKLSEPLQSIVEMDEGLFGVDETIALGSVFGYGSIAVTTFGYLDKEKTGIIRKLDQKADGRCHTFLDDLLCSIAANASSRLAHRMRDREERLREEEIKERDREERIG, encoded by the coding sequence ATGACCAGTCAACGAACACCTGTACATTGCCACGTAGTGGAAAATGCAGCCAGAAAGCTGATTGAGGAACGGGGCGTAACCCTCGAAGATATTGCCCGCATCGTGTACGACATGCAGGAACCGTATAACCCGGGGCTTCATATGGAAGACTGCCTTGACAGTGTTGATAAAGTCCTTCAGAAACGTGAAATACAGCATGCGGTTCTGGTGGGGATTGAACTTGATAAACTAGCCGAGCAGAAAAAACTGTCCGAACCGCTTCAGTCTATCGTGGAAATGGACGAAGGCCTTTTCGGAGTTGACGAGACAATTGCACTTGGCTCTGTTTTCGGATACGGAAGCATTGCAGTAACAACATTCGGCTATCTGGACAAAGAAAAAACAGGAATTATCCGTAAACTCGATCAGAAAGCGGACGGACGATGCCATACTTTTCTCGATGATCTCCTCTGCAGCATTGCAGCCAATGCCTCAAGCCGCCTTGCGCATCGGATGCGGGACCGCGAAGAGCGCTTGAGAGAAGAGGAGATCAAGGAGCGTGACCGGGAAGAACGTATCGGTTAA
- a CDS encoding GNAT family N-acetyltransferase, producing MDIRVVKSEKEKEDAFYVRRVVFVDEQHVPEEEEIDEFEADAIHFVAYDEKNGKKPAGAGRLRIIDDIGKVERICVLKEYRTQGLGEKIMKKIETEAAKHPIEELKLNAQVQAERFYRRLGYETISGEFFDAGIPHVAMRKAPKTPSE from the coding sequence GTGGACATTAGAGTTGTAAAGTCAGAAAAGGAAAAAGAGGATGCGTTTTATGTGCGCCGTGTCGTTTTTGTAGACGAGCAGCACGTTCCGGAAGAAGAGGAAATTGATGAGTTTGAAGCCGATGCCATTCATTTTGTTGCATATGATGAAAAAAACGGTAAAAAGCCGGCAGGTGCCGGGCGGCTGCGAATTATTGATGATATCGGGAAAGTTGAGCGCATCTGTGTACTTAAGGAATACCGTACGCAGGGGCTTGGTGAAAAGATTATGAAGAAAATCGAAACCGAAGCAGCAAAGCATCCGATTGAAGAATTAAAGCTTAACGCCCAGGTTCAGGCGGAGCGCTTTTACAGGCGGCTTGGCTATGAAACTATATCGGGCGAGTTTTTTGATGCGGGGATTCCCCACGTGGCGATGCGGAAAGCACCGAAAACACCTTCAGAATAA
- a CDS encoding YjcG family protein yields the protein MKYGIAIFPSKKLQDIANSYRKRYDSHYSLIPPHVTIKEAFTAEEDELPEILEEIQSVAGTVDPFTMEVYKFGSFHPVTNTIYMKVRENETLSALRNRLNSGKLEHHYDYQFVPHITIGQELDNDECSDVFGRLKMETVNHEEKVDRISLLYQLDNNMWTVYETFRLGIGE from the coding sequence ATGAAGTACGGCATTGCCATTTTTCCATCAAAAAAACTTCAGGATATCGCTAATTCATACAGGAAGCGCTATGACTCCCATTATTCGCTGATTCCACCTCATGTAACCATCAAGGAAGCATTTACAGCAGAGGAGGACGAACTGCCGGAGATCCTCGAGGAAATACAAAGTGTTGCAGGGACGGTGGATCCTTTTACCATGGAGGTGTATAAATTCGGATCGTTTCATCCGGTGACAAACACCATCTATATGAAGGTTCGTGAGAACGAAACGTTGTCAGCCCTCCGGAACCGGCTGAATTCAGGAAAACTTGAGCATCACTACGATTATCAGTTTGTTCCTCATATAACAATTGGACAGGAACTCGATAATGATGAGTGCTCAGACGTCTTTGGCCGCCTGAAAATGGAAACGGTCAACCATGAGGAGAAAGTCGACCGCATTTCTCTACTGTATCAGCTCGATAATAACATGTGGACGGTTTACGAGACTTTTCGTCTGGGCATAGGAGAGTAA
- a CDS encoding MGDG synthase family glycosyltransferase, translated as MRGRVVLLTVSAGAGHDAVCGVLKEEWESRGTECQVIDLFTCLPGSLKRFAPDLYLKMVRFTPFMWRAIYRRTDSPYKTLSPLLAPLWNEAVRRLKKAAPSMIIATHPLATAVADLSIRKCAFPEKPALFSLVTDYSFHGMSLSREVTAVFLPDLDEVLRQQQAFPFARFVHGCISIRSTWEAPVRREELRRRMSLPVHAKVAAVSGGKEGLIPYKEVVRSFEKDTSGTWTLLCFTGENTRAARQLEALSTRHDVRVFPYTHTFADFVKAADVLISKPGGVTMTEALAARIPVIITSPLPGQEEENAKRLKKHAFIRESPAGETGRTAEQVLKDGIVLEDQVFISTKEMIDDMIRLKDEMQEKTRYAAPEKGRILRMNHILAMRAKKEEEKQFRS; from the coding sequence TTGAGAGGGCGGGTCGTTTTATTAACAGTGTCAGCAGGAGCGGGGCATGATGCAGTCTGCGGTGTTCTGAAGGAAGAATGGGAAAGTCGTGGAACCGAATGCCAGGTCATTGATCTGTTTACCTGCCTGCCGGGGAGCCTCAAGCGATTTGCGCCTGATTTGTATTTGAAAATGGTTCGATTTACGCCGTTCATGTGGCGAGCTATTTACCGGCGCACCGATTCCCCTTATAAAACGCTTTCCCCGTTGCTTGCACCGTTGTGGAATGAAGCAGTGAGAAGACTTAAAAAAGCAGCACCGTCCATGATCATCGCGACTCATCCTCTCGCGACAGCCGTGGCAGATTTAAGCATCAGAAAGTGTGCCTTTCCGGAGAAACCGGCTTTGTTTTCCCTCGTGACTGACTATTCCTTTCACGGGATGAGTCTAAGCAGGGAAGTCACAGCAGTTTTTTTGCCGGATCTGGATGAAGTACTTCGGCAGCAGCAGGCATTTCCTTTTGCCCGCTTTGTGCACGGGTGTATCAGTATCCGGAGTACTTGGGAAGCACCTGTTCGTAGAGAAGAGCTCCGGCGCCGGATGAGTCTCCCAGTTCACGCTAAAGTTGCAGCTGTCAGCGGCGGTAAGGAAGGGCTGATTCCATATAAAGAAGTGGTCCGTTCCTTTGAAAAGGATACTTCAGGTACATGGACACTGCTGTGTTTTACAGGAGAAAATACACGGGCTGCCAGGCAGTTGGAGGCCTTGTCAACGCGGCATGATGTCCGCGTGTTTCCCTATACACATACATTTGCCGACTTTGTTAAGGCAGCCGATGTTCTCATTTCCAAACCCGGCGGCGTAACAATGACAGAAGCCTTAGCAGCACGAATACCGGTCATAATTACGTCACCTCTTCCAGGCCAGGAGGAGGAAAATGCCAAACGTTTAAAAAAGCACGCATTCATCCGTGAAAGTCCGGCAGGTGAAACGGGTCGCACTGCCGAACAGGTGCTGAAAGACGGGATTGTGCTTGAAGATCAGGTGTTTATCAGTACAAAAGAAATGATTGACGATATGATTCGGCTAAAGGATGAAATGCAGGAGAAAACCCGTTACGCTGCGCCGGAGAAAGGCCGCATACTCAGGATGAATCATATTCTGGCTATGAGGGCGAAAAAAGAGGAAGAAAAGCAGTTCAGGTCCTAG
- a CDS encoding PLP-dependent cysteine synthase family protein, protein MTIYQGIDSLIGKTPLFELTNVPLPNQCRLFAKLEYFNPGGSVKDRLGQELIRDAVEGGHITSTGTIIEPTAGNTGIGLALAAVGRKVNVIFVVPEKFSQEKQILMRALGATVINTPTEKGMKGAIARTGELLKEIPDSYSPAQFNNEANPNTYYKSLGPELVADLNGKIDVFVAGAGTGGTFMGTARYLKDHLKNVKTVIVEPEGSILNGGESGPHRTEGIGMEFLPPYMDKSFFDAVHTITDEEAFRRVQELTREEGLLVASSSGAAYAAAIREAEQAKTGSHIVTVFPDSSERYLSTGIYEGNESE, encoded by the coding sequence ACACCATTGTTTGAACTCACGAATGTCCCCCTGCCGAACCAATGCCGGTTATTTGCAAAACTTGAGTACTTCAACCCGGGAGGCAGCGTCAAGGACCGACTCGGACAGGAGCTCATCCGGGATGCGGTTGAAGGGGGACATATCACTTCAACCGGAACGATCATTGAACCGACTGCAGGTAACACGGGCATTGGCCTGGCGCTTGCTGCTGTCGGCAGAAAAGTGAACGTTATCTTTGTTGTGCCCGAGAAATTCAGCCAGGAAAAACAGATACTTATGCGCGCACTCGGTGCAACTGTTATCAATACACCTACTGAAAAAGGAATGAAGGGTGCGATCGCCCGCACCGGGGAACTCCTTAAGGAAATTCCCGATTCCTATTCTCCTGCCCAGTTTAATAACGAAGCTAATCCAAACACCTACTACAAATCCCTCGGTCCGGAACTCGTCGCCGATCTTAATGGAAAAATTGACGTGTTTGTGGCCGGTGCAGGTACAGGCGGTACGTTTATGGGCACTGCCCGTTACCTGAAGGATCACCTTAAAAACGTGAAAACGGTGATCGTGGAACCAGAAGGGTCGATTCTGAATGGTGGAGAATCAGGCCCTCACCGCACTGAAGGAATCGGGATGGAGTTTCTTCCTCCTTATATGGACAAATCTTTTTTTGATGCAGTCCATACCATTACTGATGAGGAAGCATTCCGCCGAGTACAGGAACTCACGCGGGAAGAAGGCCTTCTTGTGGCGAGCAGTTCCGGCGCAGCCTACGCTGCAGCGATCAGGGAAGCAGAACAGGCAAAGACAGGCTCCCATATCGTTACCGTCTTCCCGGACAGCAGTGAACGGTATTTAAGCACAGGTATTTATGAAGGGAATGAATCGGAATGA